Below is a genomic region from Tissierellales bacterium.
GGATCTCATAAGACTTAAATCTTCTAAGGCTTGGTGAGTAGCACCATCCTCTCCTACTGTTAATCCTGCATGGGTAGCTGCAACTTTAACATTTAATTTTGGGTAGCATATAGAATTTCTAATTATTTCATAACTCCTCCCTGTAGCAAAAACTGCAAAAGTACTAGCAAAAGGTATTTTACCGGTAGATGCTAAGCCTGCTGCTGTACCCATAAGGTTTTGTTCAGCTATACCTACATTGAAAAATCTATCTGGATAAGTTTCTTTAAATACTCCAGTTCTAGTAGACCCTGAAAGATCAGCATCTAATACAACTACATCTTTATTCTTTAGTCCTAATTCCTTTAAAGCTTCACCATAAGCATCTCTGGTCGACATCATCTTAACCATTTATTCCACCTCCTAGTTCTTCTAAAGCTTTTTCCTTTTCTTCTTCATTAGGAGCCTTTCCATGCCAACCTACTTGATTTTCCATAAAAGAGACACCTTTTCCTTTAATAGTCTTTGCCAAAATCATAGTAGGTTTATCTTTTGTATTTTTTGCTTCATCTATTGCATTAAATATTTCGTCAAAGTCATGACCATCAATAGTTATTACATGCCATCCAAAAGCTTTAAACTTTTCATCAATTGGCTCTATATTCATAATATCTTCATTCTTACCATCTATTTGCAATCCATTATGATCTAGAAACACTGTAAGATTATCTAATTTATAGTGAGCTGCAAACATGGCCATTTCCCATACAATACCTTCTTGGACTTCTCCATCTCCTACTAAGCCATATACTCTATAATCCTTCCTATCTAACTTTCCAGCTAAAGCCGTTCCACTA
It encodes:
- a CDS encoding transketolase family protein, with protein sequence MVKMMSTRDAYGEALKELGLKNKDVVVLDADLSGSTRTGVFKETYPDRFFNVGIAEQNLMGTAAGLASTGKIPFASTFAVFATGRSYEIIRNSICYPKLNVKVAATHAGLTVGEDGATHQALEDLSLMRS
- a CDS encoding transketolase, whose product is MDKYKEYKTIANNLRVNIINMLYEAQSGHPGGSLSACEILTALYFKEMKVDPENPNWDERDRFILSKGHGSPVLYSALAERGYFPKEELNSFRKINSMLQGHPDMKDIPGVDMTTGSLGQGISAASGTALAGKLDRKDYRVYGLVGDGEVQEGIVWEMAMFAAHYKLDNLTVFLDHNGLQIDGKNEDIMNIEPIDEKFKAFGWHVITIDGHDFDEIFNAIDEAKNTKDKPTMILAKTIKGKGVSFMENQVGWHGKAPNEEEKEKALEELGGGING